The Gallus gallus isolate bGalGal1 chromosome 3, bGalGal1.mat.broiler.GRCg7b, whole genome shotgun sequence genome window below encodes:
- the RIPPLY2 gene encoding protein ripply2 isoform X1, which translates to MEVGGLRCGCPLSVALPPRSCARVSHGSAPFASPSSSSPRGSAPFWRPWAPGPAAARSPRGLAEASGKLAQYAHPVRLFWPKSRCYDYLYQEAEALLKNFPVQATISFYEDSDSEEDEGELEQNSRTESPC; encoded by the exons ATGGAGGTTGGAGGGCTGCGCTGTGGCTGCCCGCTCTCAGTGGCGCTGCCCCCGCGGAGCTGCGCCCGCGTCTCTCACGGCTCCGCGCCCTTCGcctctccctcttcttcctcGCCCCGCGGCTCCGCGCCCTTTTGGAGGCCGTgggcgcccggccccgccgcg GCGCGCAGCCCCCGCGGGCTGGCGGAGGCCTCCGGAAAGCTGGCGCAGTACGCGCACCCCGTGAG ACTATTTTGGCCCAAATCAAGGTGCTATGATTACCTGTATCAGGAAGCTGAAGCACTTCTGAAAAACTTTCCCGTTCAAGCTACGATTTCCTTTTATGAAGACTCAGACAGTGAAGAGGATGAAGGTGAACTGGAGCAAAATTCAAGAACAGAATCACCTTGCTGA
- the RIPPLY2 gene encoding protein ripply2 isoform X2 yields the protein MEVGGLRCGCPLSVALPPRSCARVSHGSAPFASPSSSSPRGSAPFWRPWAPGPAAARSPRGLAEASGKLAQYAHPVRWKYRIQRIYFYLNVEISLVISHVRGML from the exons ATGGAGGTTGGAGGGCTGCGCTGTGGCTGCCCGCTCTCAGTGGCGCTGCCCCCGCGGAGCTGCGCCCGCGTCTCTCACGGCTCCGCGCCCTTCGcctctccctcttcttcctcGCCCCGCGGCTCCGCGCCCTTTTGGAGGCCGTgggcgcccggccccgccgcg GCGCGCAGCCCCCGCGGGCTGGCGGAGGCCTCCGGAAAGCTGGCGCAGTACGCGCACCCCGTGAG gtGGAAATACAGAATCcagagaatatatttttacttgaaTGTGGAGATTAGTTTAGTTATTAGCCATGTGAGGGGAATGCTGTAG